GCCGGTAATGAATTTAACTTCATACAAGTGCATGGGAATTTAGGATGGACAATTCGTTAACCATGATACATTGATAAATACACAATGAAACTGACCCCTAGAACATCTCCCAAATCAAGTCTTTCtctctttccttttctcaatCTCATTTCTCTTTACTTAGTACGTGACTCTTAACCATCAATTGTTTAACTAATTCTCCGTGAGAAATCACTAGTACTTATAATTAGTTTTTGTGAGtttgacaatcttttatattaatgACAATGTAGTCATGCACTTGAGGCTTCGTAACACTCTCGGACCTCTTAACTCCACAGTCTTCTTGGGCCTCCTAGCTCCATAGTCTCCTTAGGCCTTTCAAACCTCATAGCTCCAAAACGATACGAGATGAAGAACCATTTTAGACAAAGAATAATCATCATAAAATTTTCAGTTTATTATGGAAAAAAACAGGCATTGAGGAGAATAAATTtgatattattaaaagaattaaaCAATGACAACCTGAGAATCAACAGGAAAAACTCTATTAATCTCAATTATGATAGAAAAAAAGACAAtggaaagattatttaagaaattaaataatgacAGCACGAGAGAGACGAAAGAAAAATATCTGCTTTCTCTTTACAAAAGGTAGTCCTTTTGACATCTAAGGTACATCAAAAGCCTAatattcatcttcttcatcatttaacttgagtgtcggagtggTTGCATGGGGAAATCTCATGGTCGTCATTCTAACCCTCTTCTACTTGTTTACTTTCAGCTAGGCATCTTACCACTTCATCATCTCAGTTATTACTCAGCGATTGAAGATTAAATTGGCAACAGAGCTAACTCACCGATGAATCACACGTCCACGTTGCGGGCAGGATCAATAAACATTATactaatttgataaaaataaaagattGTGCTCACCCCATGATAATGGTGTAGTGACATAGCATCTTCTTAATTTCTCATATATCTACCGATCAAgtcttaattttgataaattaacgaataaaatttattttaatgaatgATTGACGTAGAAATATTGGATTGATGGACCTGTACACTTTTTCTATCAGACTGATTAATCGAGTAAATTGAATATAGAGGgtcacttaaaaaaattaaaaaaagattgACATTGACAATTTTAGCACATGATAAAATTTCAACGGACGATATCCAACCGAATATATAAATTTCCAAGGTCGACATATGAAAAAGTGGTATTTAATTTGTCAACTTAAGTGTGGTTATGTAGTAAAGTCAATTTTTACTTACGATTTTTTTAGCCTTTACCTTATTCGCAAGCCCGACTCAAGGCATAGGTCATATGCCTAGGACCCCAATATTACTGGGCTAAATAATTAGGTAGACagtaattaatattaattaatgatagTATACACATTAATAAATATCATGTTAACTCATTAATTGCATAttatcaattaattcattattccTATTTATACCTTTATCCTTATTTCCTTATCATCATTACAATTagccaaattttattttatttaatcttatttcCTCTTAATTGCATTTATTCAagattttattctatttaattatatatcttatAAAACTAATAAACTCATTCCTTCTCAATATCTCTAAAAAATCCTAATTTTTCTCTCACCTTCTTGCCTATTTATTTTCTGATCATTAATTTTGTACGTTTATGCACTCGCCGacatctttttttcttttctcatcaataATTCTGTAAATTCATGCTCTCTCGCCGGTGATACTCTAATAGAACGCTCTTCTCCTCCTCGCTGATAATATTTCTTTCTCactctttcttttcttcctaAAAAACATAaatcagatattttttttatccctACAACGTAAAGTAAAATGTttcataaaaaaatgaaaattaaaattaaaaaaattttatttacaatatcacaaaaagattaaataatttaacaatatttaaaaaaattatctaaatattagcgagaaaactaaatttatataaaaataatattttattttttaaaaattaaattaattttttaaaatcaatcatTCTCAATCCCAAATTCAAATGAAAAAAACTTgagcaaaaaatttaaaaatatattaaagggcttttattattattattattgttattttgccTAGGATCTCGGGAAATCTTACCaaccaaaaacaaaaaacaaaaacatgCAACATGGTGAGGTTCAGCTGGTTGTTTCCTGCAACATGGTGAGGGCTCCTTGCTGTGAGAAGATGGGTCTGAAGAAGGGGCCATGGACGCTGGAGGAAgaccggcttctcgtctcttacATAGAAAAACATGGCCATGACAACTGGAGAGCTCTTCCTAAACAAGCTGGTACTTGTTCTATATGTGCCTTCTGTTTGCTTGCTTTTTTGTCTCTGAGATGAAAACTGAAAGTGTTTCTGAATTTGAAGATCGATCAATCAATACAAGATTTCTTTCAACTTAAATTTCCTGAGATGAATCATTTCAGTATTCTTGAGTTTTTGTAGTTCCGAGATGAAAACGATTTAGTTTCAGTTGGTTTGGTAAAGTAAAAGTGATACTGAATTTGAAGATCAATAAAAGGTTTTAATTTCGAAAGTTACAATACTaaaacatttcagtttcagttagtttGGCAAAGTGAGAGGGTTGAATCTGATAACTCCAGGGCTGTTGAGGTGCGGGAAGAGTTGTCGGCTGCGGTGGACGAATTACCTTCGACCGGATATCAAAAGAGGAAACTTTACCAAAGAGGAGGAAGATACCATAATCAAGTTGCATGAGGTTCTTGGCAACAAGTAAACAAGTATATTATCAAATCGAAGATGAATGAGAATCCCAAGTAAACAGAGCCTTAGTTCAAGAGGAAGAGGTAGATACTATCTGGAATATACTACCACCGTAATGTAATTCCTTGTTAATAGGATGGAACTGCTGATACTTTACAACCTTGAGAACATGACAAAGTATATGcgcatataatagatcatgtagaAAATAAACTTATAACGATAGAAAGTCATCTTCACAAAAATACTCAAGCCACGGATCTCAAAGAAGCTTTAAGAAATTGACTTTCATTGTCCTTGCCCCTCTCTCTTTATATAAATCGTCGTTCCAAATATGTATCTCCACCAATCTGGAACGCCAAGGCTCAGGAGAAGATGAATGCCAACAGGGACGAAACAGAGCACGGAAAGAGAGTTGCAGAACGGTGGACAAAGATAACAGAGACAAAGGACCAATTCAACTTGGGTTTGAGCGTGACCGGGGCCGCCGGCGATGGGGTGTACCCGAAGTCGCCGGTCCTCAAGCTCAACCTTTTAGGCAAGCTCGGAGCGATCAAGGACAAGCCCAGAACCCGCGCCGAGAGTGTTCACGTGCAACTACTGCCCGAGGACGTTCTCCAGCCCTCAGGCTCTCCGTGGCCATCAGAATGCTCACAAGCGCGAGCGAAACCTGGCAGACATGCATAATTGTCGAGTCATTAGAAAAGCAGACATGCATAATTGTCGAGCCAACCAACGACGACGAGTCTAAAGTCTAAGTGTCAAGTCAATGTAATTGGAGGACTGACCTGGCTTCGCGTTTGAATATCCTCCGCCGGAAACGCTGCAGCGTAGAACGGCAAATATCCGTTGTGGCGCCTGTACAACAGCCCACCTGCAGCGGCGGATGCGGCCGAAGCACCGTATGGCTTGTGGATCACGGAGCGCACTTGTACGTAGCGAGCCGTACTGCAGAAATTCCGCTGCGGCACGAGGTTTCGCTCGTGCTTGTGAGCATTCTGATGGCCACCAAGAGCCTGAGGGCTGTAGAATGTCCTCGGGCAATAGTTGCACGCGAACACTCTCGGCGCGGGTTTTGGCGAAGCGGGCTCGGCCTTGATTGCTCCGAGCTTGCCTAAAAGGTCGAGCTCAAGGACCGGCGACTTTGGGTACACCCCATCGCCGGCATCCTTGGCCTTGCATTCCAGATTGGTAGAGATATATATGTACATAAAGAGAGAGAATAATGATTGATTTCTTAGCTTAAATGGAAAAAAAGATGATTTCTTAgcttaaatggaaaaaagatacAAGCAAAGATACGCGCAAATCTTATATGGTAACTTAGCTATTGATATAATTTATTTCCCTGGTCTCTTTtccttttactaattttttaattatggcaattttgcttaaatggaaaaaagatacGAGCAAATCTTATAAGGTAACTTAGCTATTGATATAATCCCATTTATTTCCCTTGTCTCTTTtccttttactaattttttaattatgacAATTTTGCTTAAATGGAAAAAGATACGAGCAAATCTTATAAGGTAACTTAGCTATTGATATAATCCCATTTATTTCCCATGTCTCTTTTccttttactaatttttttaattatggcaatttTGATTACTCCAAATTAGGCGTCCATTAATTTCCTTTGTCTCTTTCCTTAAGCTAGCTAATAGATGAGGAGGCGTCGAatgaaaaatttattcaaaaaacttatattttattttgaatgaatatattttaaaacttgattcttAGGGTATTTAGAACTTTTCCATGGTCCTTTGTTACCATATCCGCGCTGTCAAAAGTAAAAAATCTCATATAATTTTTCGTTATCAAAAAACTTCTCTAACAATTTCTTCATGGTTCCATACtttccattatatatatatttttctcacaTTTACTacattatatataattagattttaataaaatctaaattCACAAATTGTCAATatgaaataacattaataattaaaaaatacataaatattacgGTAAATGTATagcaattaataaattatttttcaataatcATATCCGTAGCATGCCTAGATATACCAACCAAATCGGCTCGAAGTTGATGATGCAGTTGATTATCACGTAGTTCACAATTTCTCCGGAGGTATTCTTGAAATTCTTGGGTAAAGCCTTGAAACATTTGTGATGGATCGGAGGATATCCTTTATCATTCGACCAATTGACTATTGTACCTCACTCATTTTCAATAATCATATTGAACAAAATAATGCATTTATACATGATGCCCTTCAAATTATCCTTATACCAAAGTCGTTCTGGACCTTTGATCATTGCCCATCGAGATTAGAGCACCCCAAATATCCGCACAACATCCTTTCTCGTAGCCTCTTATTATTCCTTAAAGACTACGTTTGGTTGTGCGTAATGTAAttgagcttgtaatgtaatcaaacttgtaatgtaatgtaatgtaatcttgattacattactacgtttggtaatgaaatgtatgtaatctttgagtACAAAGataattacattcttttgtttggtgtccattatttttaaaaggaatgtaattcgtattattataaaatgacaaaaatatcctacgaCTTCTACCGGCGGGCGCTACATCTCTATCGGAGCTTGCGGTGGCCACTGCCGCCGGTCGCCGCCGGTCCCCGGCTGTCGCTGGCCGTCGTCGGTCGCCGACCGTTGCCGGTTGCCGGTCGCCGGTCGCGGCGGGCGCCGGTCGCCGGTCGCGGCGGGCGCCGGTCGCCGGCCGTCGCTGGTCGCCGCCAGTCGCTGGCCATCGTCGGTCGGTAGGGGTATATTTgacattcaatttttttaaaatggtgacctcgtaatgtaatcggattataatgtgtttgttttgtaatccagattacaaaacttcattacattttgtaatccagattacattacattacaagttaaaaatgaaaccaaacaaaataatcaaccttgtaatATAATCTGgcttacattacaaggcagattacaccctaccaaatGCAACCAAACATTTTTCTCTTGGGATCCTAGAGGCATGGAAAGCTCTTGACAAAAGTAGCTCATTATATATATATCCCATCAATCAAATAGTGTTCTTTTGTATACTGTGTATTGTTAATCATAAAATTAACCTCGGGTGCATTTCCTTGTAAGACGTTGTTGAATCAAGGTGATTTATTAAGCACGTTGATATTATTACACGACCCTGCAATCCCAAAAAAGGCGTGTCATATCCATAAGTCCGCATATGTGACTTCTTCAAACACAATTGTTGGGACGTCATGATCTCCCCGAGTAAACTAGTCTTTCCAAGCGACGGGGCAATTTTTTCATTGTCAATGTATGACCCCCAACATGCGAGGGAAGTCGTGTCTCTATTCATGCATTTCAAGTAAATGTTGGATATCACAAGCATTAGGTCTTCTCAAATATTGGGCCCCGAACACTTCAATTACACATCGGCAGAAGTTGAATAAGTATGGGATGACAGTTGTTTCAGCAATTTGTAGGTACTCATCATAATGATTAGTAGGGACTCCATACACCAATTGACAAATGACCGTTGTGTATTTCTGAAGTGGTGATAAACTTTTTTCCCCATCGCATCGACTTTCCATTGAAAATAttctaaatgattttttaaagcatCGACTATATGAAGAAATAACCCTCTTTGCATTCGGAATCGACATCGGAATATATCATCATGATATATTGACTTATCAGAAAAGTAATCATTGAAAAGACAAGCATGCTCGACTTCACAATCCTGATTCAAATATCTTCTCCTCTTTGTTATACGAGAAGAACTTTGAGCTCTTTGATGTACCGTTTATTGCTACTCATATAGTCGGAGCATTCATTGTTCATCTATATCTTCCGTATCTTCTATCAATCCATTTCTCCAAAATTCACAGAGCATAGATTGATCTCGATTTTCAACCATTTGAAATAAATCGAGATATTTTCGAGATTGAAAGAAGTAGAGAAGTGAGAAAATGATAGGAAGAATGAAAGTTTGAGAGAATATATTTATAGATAatttgttttaataaaaaaataaatattaatcgtTGAACAATGTCTAAAAATTAACAATTcctagttttttttaatatttttatttttaaataaaaataaaaacatttaataaaattaaaaaaaaaacaatgacgAAGCGACTCCATGAACACAGAGTCACTTCCTTATAATTAACGAAGGAGCTCCCTCCTACTATGGGAGGGAGCTCCTTCGGTGGAGCCATGTCATAGTGGGAGCTCTGTGTGGATGTTCTTATCTTAattcattcaaattcaaaatGATCCTAATTTAAATTCATGTGATCCTTACTTTTGAGACTATTTAATGTATTTAATTTAAACTCAATCCAACTTTAATTCAACACATTCCTTATGTCTTATTTAATTGGTCTATTTTTATCTattcaaaattttactaaaaatttaaattaaaattttaaatatttttaaaaaataaaatataaataataattttgaattgtgATGAATCATAAATCGAAGACGGTTAAGATTAAAAGTTGATCTATCAAAACCATTGAatgatttaattatgaattatgGTCGAATCTACTTGTGGGACTTGCCCCACTTAAACATAATACAATTCCAAAGCAATATTCATAGTGAGATGAAAATTGGGGTACCAAATAGGTTGGTGTATTTTATCATGATTGATATTTTGTTGGCCAAATTTTTCTTATAGGTACCAAATAACTTGATTCTTATATAAGGTCATTCTCTCTCCTGTGACACAAACCTTTTCAACTAACTCTTAATTAGTGGGTATTTTATTTCACAAACAAACTCCCAAAAATAATGACAGGAATACTCAAGGACATCTATTTTCTTCAGATCAAACATCAATATCCCTTTTTACATGTTAAGTCCTAAAACAATTTGACTATACCACTGCAAAAACACAATCTTCATTTTAAAACAAATTCATATTCCTTCCCTTTTTAAAAAACATCTAGATTTTTGACTGATAAAGCTTTGCATTGCTCAGTAAAATGTTTTTCATCTCAAGCTAACACAAACTGCCCATGAGAACCTATTCACATAGAAACTGAAAATATTGAGAACCTGCATAGTATCCTTTCGTGTTATTATAACCATTGTACAATCGGACATATTGATAAGGTTATCAATAAATCAACAATCTACTGAATACCGTCTCAATCTCTTTCAATTGAGCGAGAACCCCTAGATAAAGCATATTAGTCAGTCCAAGCATTCGGTGGTATAGAAAATATCAATTACACTAAATTACATTGCAAGACAGGAAAACCCCAACAAATTAGAACggtaaaagaaagctaatttaaaTCGTTGACATAAAAAAAGTTCCCTATAGCGCGAGAAAAGTAGAACGCGAATTGCACTACGCTAAGGAGACTAAATATTAGTACAACAGAATAATATTATATTAGTCTTGCTTACATCTTTACACTGTCGTCTTATGGTTTTAGAAAATCAACTTATAACTAACATGCCTGACAATAAAGAatatgttccattagattatctGGATGAATTATGGGAAGAATTTTCATAAACAAATTTAATGTTTACCCAACTTAGTGCTAAGCCTACAGAGGAACTTACTTGTCAATATGACTAGATGTTAAAAATAGGAACTGATACCGCTCCTTATTTTGATTTGTAGTTAGTATCCATCTATAGACAAATGAGGTACTTGCAAGATCCATAGAAAACAGGCATGTAACCTTTATCTCCAACATATAATTACCATTACTATTCCCACAACTCCATCATCTAGAGGAAGTACTAGAAACTTGCTACTTGAAACTAGGGTATCTATATTAGAAACCCGTATTAATATATTAGAAACTGGATCAATAATCTCCTTATATATAGTAACTTCACTTGAAAAATCTATAGATAAAGGGAAGGCAATTCAACTCCCAAACTCACCCTCATATACAGTCCTAGTGTTTATTAAAGCTTCTAGCATTTGTAGCAcaggaaaaaaaaacttagacattAGAGTCAAATGTCTTGTTAATATTCATGGACATGAATTTATACTACATGCCTTTCTAGATAGTGAGGCTACTAATTCCACTATTGATGAAGCCACACTCCTTTCTATCTTACCAAAAACCCTGTAAAAAACTGCCTCTCAACCATTAGTCAGTATCCAGTTTGATGGACAACACTTAACTTGCACATTGTTTGTCACCAATACCCATCTCCGTTTTTATGATAATTGTGAAGAATATAGCACACCCTAGCTCTGTCAAAACTTTGGGTTAAACTCTTACTGCATCCTAATATCCACTTAATCCTAGGACTTTTCTATTTACAAAAgattatgctttatttttttcccaCAATAATCGTATCACCAATAGTTTCTAATTATCCTTCTATTGTTAGTCCTTTTCTGATTATCCTTCTATTGTTAGTCCTTTATGTAGGTCCCTTGCGGCCGGAA
This region of Zingiber officinale cultivar Zhangliang chromosome 9A, Zo_v1.1, whole genome shotgun sequence genomic DNA includes:
- the LOC122019122 gene encoding uncharacterized protein LOC122019122, with protein sequence MYIYISTNLECKAKDAGDGVYPKSPVLELDLLGKLGAIKAEPASPKPAPRVFACNYCPRTFYSPQALGGHQNAHKHERNLVPQRNFCSTARYVQVRSVIHKPYGASAASAAAGGLLYRRHNGYLPFYAAAFPAEDIQTRSQVSLALVSILMATESLRAGERPRAVVAREHSRRGFWACP
- the LOC122021570 gene encoding transcription factor MYB4-like, which encodes MQHGEVQLVVSCNMVRAPCCEKMGLKKGPWTLEEDRLLVSYIEKHGHDNWRALPKQAGLLRCGKSCRLRWTNYLRPDIKRGNFTKEEEDTIIKLHEVLGNK